The Elaeis guineensis isolate ETL-2024a chromosome 3, EG11, whole genome shotgun sequence region gagagggggagagagagagagagtgcggAAGAGAGCCGGAGAAGGGGGGAGAGCGCGCGAGAGAAAGGGAGGGGGTTCTGGATGCTTCCCCCcgctccttctttctcttttttttccttccgtTGGGGGGCAAACGGAAGCCCCGCAGTAAGCCACGGCTCCCCCGCTTTGGGCCGGGCCCTCACAGAAGGTCTGATGGATATGTATTTtagttatatataattttaaaataaaaaaaaaaatttatgcacgGCAGGTGGTGCAGAACCGTGCACCATCTTTGATTGATTCATGCACAGAATTAGCgatgtataaaaatatttttttttttatcagcttCATATGAAAATCAATCATCACAGATGGTACGCATGATTTTACACTGTCCGATGCACAGAGAATTTCGCCCAAGCAAAAATATGAACCAGATTGGTACCCGCTTTTAATGCAGGTTTTATTGGAATGGCACTCTCCTATGGTCTTTCATTGAACGTGGCCTTCGTTTTCTCGATCCAAAATCAGTGCACTCTTGCAAATCAGATAATCTCTGTTGAAAGGCTAAATCAATACATGAATGTATGTGCCCAGTGAGGCCCCAGAAGTTGTTGAGAGCAACCGGCCAGCACCTGATTGGCCAGATGTTGGTAGAGTCGAACTACAAGATTTGAAGGTAAACATTAAAGAGGatactctctctaaatttttatctgatatttcACACGTTGGAGTGCTTTTTTGATTCTATAGGAATTATAATGCTGATGAATTTGCATTAAGCAGATCAGATACAGGCCAGATGCTCCCCTTGTACTTCATGGAATAAGTTATACGTTTGAAGGAGGGCACAAGATTGGGATTGTTGGCCGGACTGGAAGTGGAAAGACAACTCTAATTGGTGCACTATTAATTCCGTCTTGTGGAACCAGCAGGGGGAAAAATTGTCATAGATGGCCTAGATATTGTCACAATCGGGCTCCACGATCTGAGGTCTCGCTTTGGCATCGTTCCACAAGACCCAACCCTTTTCCATGGTTCTGTCAGATACAATTTGGATCCTTTGGGACAATATACAGATCAACAGATATGGGAGGTAATAGTTCTTTTTCAGTATGTGGGACTACTAATACTATAatgtttattttctgatttttatgAGGTTCACTTTGGTGTCCAGATGCGAGGGCAACAAAACTTGTTTGCattttacttttatttatttacttatttatttggCGGGGGGTGTTTGGGTGCTTAGGAAAGAACTATTCAAACGGCAGGAGTTCACAAGATGAGTGCAATTATTAATAGGACAAATATACCAACGTGACAGAGTCAAATAAAACCATGAGGTTCTATTTCAGAGTTTCATATTAGATTTTGTAGTATGCTCCCTTCTATAGGAACCGATGGTGAAGTAATATCCATATACCCCATGCCAAATGATCAGGTGATGCTTGTTTTCTATGTTCAGAATTAGTCAaagttttcaatttttaaaattgttGCAAGATTTAATCATTGCTGAGTGGGTGCATTTTCTTGACTGTGTCGTAGGTTCTTGACAAATGTCAGCTTCAGGAAGCAGTTCAAGAGAAAGAACAGGGTTTGGATTCACTAGGTAAAGATGTCTCGCAtgtaatattatttatttcttttatattGGCAACCTTCGTTTATGTGTTACTAAAATTGTCCTTATTTTTCTCTGAAAACCTTACAATCAGTTGTTGAAGACGGATCAAATTGGAGCATGGGGCAACGGCAATTATTTTGCTTGGGACGTGCACTTTTGAAGAGAAGTTGTATACTAGTGCTTGATGAAGCCACAGCATCTATTGACAATGCCACAGATGCGACCATTCAGAAGACAATCAGAACAGAATTTGCAGATTGCATGGTCATTACAGTTGCTCATCGGATCCCGACCGTAATGGACTGCACAAAGGTGCTTGCTATAAGTGATGGTGAGTTGAACACATCTATCTTATATTGCTCAAGAAAAAACATGCATTTATCCCATGTGAACTTAAATAGCATGTTGAAAAATGAAAATAAGTGTCACTAAGTGCAATAATTCCGAATTTATCATAACAAAATCAAGAAGCCTTTTTCCATCCTGGATCTAGGACTTCGTACCCATCAAATTTTTGTCTCAAATTGTCCCTATGCATTACTTTGAGTAAGGAAAGACCACGTgagttttttaattttaaaaaaaatgttgtTTCTTCCAAAAGCTATAACATTCATGAAAGAAGAGGATGCATGAATCGCTTCTGCATATTTCAGTAATACATTTGGATTAACTTGTCAGTTAGAGTCTGAATTTTGATAAGCCagtgttaaagaaatatttaataatttcttCCAAATTGTGATCGAACCCCCGACTCCTAAGAAGGTTAAGGGTTCTTGTCTTGAGTAGTCCTCAAGATTTTGACCCAGCAAGGATTCCTAAGTACAAATCGGGTTTGCGAGTAAAAATCTTGGACAGACCCACGTACCTCCATTTCTCCTACATTATAGGACTTCCCTCCCCTATTAtcataagaaagagaagaaaaaagatattttcTAAATTTGCGGTGTATATCCAATTGGGTAAGGTTCTTTAAGAACTGGTTTAAATCCTTACGTGGAACAAAGGCTCGCCGTACTGATACTTCTCATACAATATTGACATTCAGTATGCCTTATTGGCTCATAACGTACCATATACTGATACTGTAATAAGATGGTATCAATATAGGGTCTGATACTAATACGGTGAACCTTGCATAGAATGGATTCACTTGTCCAAAACTTTCATACCTATGTTCTAAGAATCTTTGGGATTTATTGAattgtcttcttgattttttttgttgtcaTTTCAAAGATAACAAGACAATAAGATGCGACACTGTGCCTAATTCAGTTTTAGTATCCTATTAACCACTCACTTTTTTACCTCTTAGTCGTGAGTTCAGCAGCACCATGCTTAGGATGAGTAGTTATATGTCCCTGTGCAATCTAGATAGTTGATATCTTTGTCCCATAAGCACCTCTTTGGTTTTCTGAAACAGGATATGAACAGTGGTTGGGCATGGAAATGATTAGGTAAACCTTTGCATCTTACCATGAGCTGTTCCTTTATTTTCAGGGAAGCTGGTGGAGTATGATGAACCCACGAAACTGATGAAAACCGAGGGATCTCTGTTCGGGAAGCTCGTCAAGGAGTACTGGTCACATGCTGATGTCCAGTCGTCTAATTCACTTTGAGATGTTTATTGTTTTGTTTTTCCAGACTTTCAGTTTCGAATATTTCCTCGGTCACATACAAAGAGGCAACGAAGGCGTACGAGGTTCCGTTCTGCATAACAAATAAGGCTGCATCTGGTCTGCCGGTTTGAAGGCATATAAAGCTTGTTCAATTGATCACAAGGCAGATTTGAGAC contains the following coding sequences:
- the LOC140856136 gene encoding LOW QUALITY PROTEIN: ABC transporter C family member 10-like (The sequence of the model RefSeq protein was modified relative to this genomic sequence to represent the inferred CDS: deleted 1 base in 1 codon; substituted 1 base at 1 genomic stop codon), whose protein sequence is MYVPSEAPEVVESNRPAPDWPDVGRVELQDLKIRYRPDAPLVLHGISYTFEGGHKIGIVGRTGSGKTTLIGALXFRLVEPAGGKIVIDGLDIVTIGLHDLRSRFGIVPQDPTLFHGSVRYNLDPLGQYTDQQIWEVLDKCQLQEAVQEKEQGLDSLVVEDGSNWSMGQRQLFCLGRALLKRSCILVLDEATASIDNATDATIQKTIRTEFADCMVITVAHRIPTVMDCTKVLAISDGKLVEYDEPTKLMKTEGSLFGKLVKEYWSHADVQSSNSL